Genomic DNA from Myxococcales bacterium:
CGCGACGAATCTTGTCGAGTGGAAACTCGAAGATGGTTCAACGGTGCAGCTGGCGATTATCAATACGGGTGTGGACGCCGACGGGCGAAACACCGCGGTCCTGCGGGCGTTTTACCACGGTGCCACCCAAGACATTCAAACGTTTGCGCGTGAAGAACTTGCGAGTTGGGCCGAGCTGGGCGTGCTGCCCAACGGTAGGGCGCGGTTTCGCTACGGCTCAGATGGGGAAGGCCGACGCGTGCGCAACGCCATGCTCTTGCGTTGGGACAACGACGCGAAAAAAAGTGCGGCTGGTCAAACGTTGGCGTGGCGCCCGCGCCGACACCGAGCCCTCGTGGATCAATACGGGTGACTACCAGGTGGCAGCCGAGTCATCCAACTTATGCGCCAAGGTGGTAAATCGCATGGTGAGTTGCGGCAAAGACCCCAAGTTCCGCACGGCCTTGTTTAGCCGTAACGAAGCGGGGCCGGCGCAGGAAAAATGAATTTGATGCGCAACTGAAGCTGTGGAAGAGCCCCGCGCGCATCGATGAACAGTGCAAGCGGTGGGCGAGCGACGAGTACGTGGATACCAATTTTTCTGAGCCGGCACGCCTTGAACAGCTGGCGAAAGACACGGCGTCACCTTGCGGCTTTTTTGCGGCGGAGATCGTCGACGATGGCGGCTTGCCGCAAGCGAAAAAAGAGTAGCTACGGCAACGCGGTACCGTAGCCCTCGGCTCGCTCCACCGCGAGTCCACCGAAACTGGCACGGCGACCGCGAACCCTTACTTCCTTACCGGAGAGCCTGCTCCGATCGACTGCGACGCGTGTCGCCGCTTGACCCTCGCGTTCGCTGATGGGAGCGCCGTCGTGATCCGTCCAGCGTGAAGCTACGCCGTTTTGACTCTTGTCGCTTTAGCGATGTCTATTCGCTGCCGTGGTCGGGTAGGTTGGTGACCTCGGCCGCGACGTCGACGCGGCGTAGCTTCTTTAGATGCCGGCACTGCCGCTCCGCGAATCGCAAGCGCCTGAAATGTATTTAATAAAAGAGGTGGTGCGTGACCCTGGTGGTGTTTTCAACGTCGCACGAGATGTCGCGCTAATACGCCGCTACTGGGTCATCCTCTGCCTTTTGTTGGTATTTCACGTTTGCGTGGGAGAAGGGAGAAAGAATTGCAAACGAGTTGGGTCTCCGGTACGAACCGGTGCATGAGGCACGTGTTCGTTTTTTGTGTCGTTTGGCTTTGTGGAACGATCTGTAGTTGCGCAAAGAAGGGGCCCGTTCCGCAAAGCCAAACATCGGAATCTATAGCAAAGCCTTCGGTTGAAAATGCTCCCAAAGGCGTCGTCGAACCAACGGCAATCGCTTTTTTCTTCTAGTCAGCTATGTGAAAACTCCGTGATCGCCGCGGCGATTCCCGTGATGCCGCAGATTGTGGATGAGTACGATCAGGTTCATGGAGCCCCAGGCAAAGCAGCTTTTCGATTGGGAGACGACCAGCTGACGATTTCCTGGGAAGTGCCGAAAACAAAGAATGGGGAGCTAGACATTAATCCGCTTTCTGCGCATCCGGGATGGGCGAATCAAACAGGCGCGTCAGTTCGCATTCAACATCAGGAGAGCATTGACCAGTCACGGATGCCGTCTGGGGTTAAACAACTTTCAAGCAGTGACTACTTCGTAACGGACAAGGTTGGGAGCGCCGGGCTATTTCTCTGCAATACTGGCGTGCTTGTCACGATTCAGTCGCAGACCAAGAGTTTGAGAAGATCAGTGGAGATGCGCGATGCTGTCGGGCGGTCACTGCAATGTCGTACGGGACTGCCCACTGAGATGTCTTGGCCATATGCGCAGCTGGATGCTTCATTTGGTATTGTAATGGTCGCAGCACGACGCCTCGCCCTTACATCGCAAAACGGCACAGTCGTGGACATGTCCGTGGCTGATGCCACCATAGATCTTTCAGCAGGTGACGCTGAACTGATAGGCGCGGTTGCAAAAGCAACCGCGATTGAGATTGCAAAATTTACAGACAAGACATCTGTGGCGGGGCCCTTTGGCCCAGTTGAGATTCGGCATTATGTTGTCAAATCAAATGGGACGCAGGCGGCACTGCGTGTGCTTGCGTGTAACGCAAATACGTACATTCTCAGTGAGGTGAACTCTAATGACAGGAAAGCGAAGCCGCGTGGCGAATGGATCGCACGGTTTCGCTGCCCCAAGGAAGGTGATGTTCCAGTAGCTACGCGCAAGACATCGTGTGAACTTGGAATGAAGCAATGGTGTTTAAAGTGAACTTCTCAATCTTAGTCATCTGACGGCTCCAAATCACCCCGGAGCCGGCACTGTTCACGCAGCCCGCGCTGGCTACGCGTTTGCCAACCACCGCAAATTCCGCCGGAAATTTCCTATCCCACTGTCCATAATCTCCACCACGCCGCGGTTGGGCTTGATTCAGTTTGGTTTACACTGTGAGTCGTCACTATGAAAACAAAATGCTTAGTTGTGGTCTGCGCCGTCTTGCTTGGCGGCGCGTGTGAAAAATCGCCAGCGTCGAAGTCGCAAGCCGCGGGAAGTCCAGCCGTTGATGCGCCCGTAGCCGCCAAGGCGGACGAGGAAAAAGCGGCATTCCTTGCGGACCTCAAGGGTATTGCCGAAACCATGAAGGCCTATTCGATCAAGATAGTCGCCGCGCTCGAAGCGGCTGGCGACGATTGCGACAAGGCGGCCGCGAACGTGATGGCCACGGATGCCGAGGGGCAGATTATCAAGCAGGCGACCAAAGAATTTGGCCCGCGCGCGCGTAAGCACCCGGAGTGGCAAGAGGAAATGTCAGCGATTATGACCGCCGCCATCCCGTCCGACGTTCGGGAAACACTGTCCGCCCTGGAGAAAGCCTTAGCGGTCAAATGCAAAGACCATGCGGCCTTCCAAACCGCGCGCGCCAGCATCGCCTTTCCACGCAAGCAGCGTCCAGACAACTAAGGCGCGGCTGCTCACGCGCGACGTTTTCGACGGGTGGATGCGGGTAGTTCTCGACTTGGTTGCCGCGAGGTCAGCCAAATGGCGCGTGTCGCTTGACTAGGCCATGGCGGCGCCAGCCGGTGGTGAGCAGCCAAGTTTGCGCGGCGTGGACGGGTGAGGGGGCGCGCGTCGCGGCAAGCCATCGTGCTTCGTCATCATTGGCGCGGGCAAAGCCGTTAAAATACGGTGCCGACGAGCATGGGTCAGCGCTGTACATATGCGTGCGCGGTGGGCGGGCATGGCCCGCGGTCTTGGTGGCATGCTTAGCGGCGTTCATGATCACATAGACAAGTGCGTTGCGCACGTCGCGCGGCGAGGTGAGGGCGCGGGTATGTGCGCGTTGGCTCCAGACCCGCTCGCCGCGACGGTGCAGCGCTTTGTTGATGGCGCGCGCCGCTCGAGTTGCAAAGCTGGTGATGCCGGAGCTAAGCGATCGCTTTTCTGCCGCCTCGACAATCAAATGAATGTGATTTGTCTGCACCGAAAACTCGACGATGCGAAAGGTGCGGTCGCCGAGGCGTGGGCATTCGCTTTGGTTGGTCGCCGCCAGGCTGTGGCGCACGAGCGCAAACATGTCGTCGCGACGCAGCGAGGGAATGTTTTTATCCACGCGCAGCGTTACGTGGACGGGGTGAGCGGGATTGTGCACGGGCCGTGCGCGGTGCGGCGTTGGCCGCAGGCCCTTCGCCGGCTTAGGGCCTGAGCCTGGCCTTGCACCGCCGCGACCGCTGCCATCGCGCGCGCGTTTGCGCAGGGTTAGTTGGTCCCCAGTGCGATACGAGCGGCGGCGAGCCGTTTTTGTGGACGAAATCCGATCCATTGAATAGGGCTACCATAATATAATTCACTGTAAAAAAGTTATAAATAAACCTTTTTTAACGATGGATAGTCCATGTGGCGCCGGGGCACTGGCCTCTTTATGGGCCGTGCCCGGCGCACTGTGAGCAATGAGGGAAAAAGAGGCGGAGGGCGCGGCATATGGCGCCGGGGCACCGGCCTCTTAAAGGGCCGTGCCCGGCGCACAGCGAATATCGCGGGGCGAAAGCGAGGCACCGTGCGGTTCGCATGTTGTTGGCGCGAATGACGCGCGTTGCGGGTCTCGTAGGATCATGGAGGCGCCGGGCGCGGCCCCATTTGGCCAGCGCTCCGGCGCTCTATCGACAACCGT
This window encodes:
- a CDS encoding transposase; protein product: MDRISSTKTARRRSYRTGDQLTLRKRARDGSGRGGARPGSGPKPAKGLRPTPHRARPVHNPAHPVHVTLRVDKNIPSLRRDDMFALVRHSLAATNQSECPRLGDRTFRIVEFSVQTNHIHLIVEAAEKRSLSSGITSFATRAARAINKALHRRGERVWSQRAHTRALTSPRDVRNALVYVIMNAAKHATKTAGHARPPRTHMYSADPCSSAPYFNGFARANDDEARWLAATRAPSPVHAAQTWLLTTGWRRHGLVKRHAPFG